In the Triticum aestivum cultivar Chinese Spring chromosome 2B, IWGSC CS RefSeq v2.1, whole genome shotgun sequence genome, gccgttggttaataaaatccggtacggaaggccttgcttacaagggcccgggctgcggcgtggtgcccgccgagtccggcatgaatttcagctagaaggtttcgcccttcctcttcgaagatacacctttgaaggactccggttgtgcatttcttataaagctctctctcgtggactttgtaggctttagattgccgcactatgcagcgggcctcgttttggtcctcggaaagttcctgcctagttaggtaggctaggaatggttctgtccacggggcaatgactgccattattgtgtgggctgacggtgttgtttcgttggtggagccaccaactgtgtcagagtgttcggtgaggggcagtgtggttgtgtccaggctattgtttccggactctccctcccatgatacggatggcttgaacagcctctctaggaagatgttgggagggacggcatcgcgcttggcgccaatgcgtgccaacacgtctgctgcctggttattctcccgggctatgtgataaaattcgagcccctcaaaccgagctgacatctttaagacggcgttgcagtaagctgccattttcggatccttggcgtcaaagtctccatttatttgggatatcgcgaggtttgaatccccgcggacctctaggcgatgaatgcccatggagactgccatccggagaccatgtagaagggcctcgtattcggctgcgttgttgaaatccgtgtacattatctgaagtacgtattggactgtatctccggttggggacgtcagaacgacgccagcccccaggccagccaacattttggagccgtcgaagtgcatgatccagttggagtatgcgccgtactctttagggagctcggcttcagtctattcggcgatgaagtcggctaaAACCTCcgacttgatagctcgccttggcttgtaagttatgtcgaacgggaggagctcgatggcccatttggcaatccggcccgttgcgtcgcggttgtttataatatcattaagagatacttcggatgccactgttattgaacactcttgaaaatagtgtcgcggcttccgggatgccatgaacaccgcgtatgctatcttttgataatgcgggtaccgtgacttgcatggagttaagacagtggacatgtagtaaactggtttttggagagaaAACTTGTGTcaaagggtatgtagacacactctcctcttgtagctatgcatctcctagattgatcttgggttttagtaggatttttttattttcatgcttcgttccccatcaaTCATCCCAGTCATCGGCGGACGGCTTAGGGCAAAGCAGATTGTGTGTACCATTACGTGAAAGATGTAGGTATGGGCTTTCACATAGtggaggttttacccaggttcaaccCCCTATTCTATGGGTAACACCCTACTTCTGCTTGGATGTTTTCTCTCTTGTGTGAATCGAGTGATTACAAAGGATTTGTCTAGCCTATAGACTTGAGTGAACATGTCTATGTCTCGCACCCTTTTCACCTTATGTACTACGGTGAGAAGGTGGAGTTACAAGGGCTATGAGAGCCATGATGTAATAACAACCATAAAATGATGGCAGTTGCGGGTAGAGTTACCACGTCGTTGTCTTGATGGTGTTGTGGGTAACGTTCGTCTCGATTGAGCATGTCCTGGTCTAGTCGAATGGATGTTACGGTGGTTAATCGAATAGGCTTCATGGTGTTCAGCCGGATAGGCTTTACCAGTTCGGCCCAACCGAATAGGCTTCACTGGTCTGGCCCAACCAAATGATTTCCTGTTGACTACTGGGTCGTTGAGCTTGTTGGGCCGAATCCTTATCATAGGCCTACCCCGGGGCATCACACCGTGAGGAGGTACAAGCTATAGCTACGGAAATTGGCGAACATCACCTACTCTTCTTCCTTCCTCTACTACCGCTTTGCTGATCGTTGGTCATGAGATGACTGTTACTTCTAGCGCCGTAGTGTTCTTGGGCTCAGATTGTGCGCGGGTTTTTTTTTTGGTGAGTGGCACTTTCGCTTACACCATAGACCTTATTGTTTTTTTTGTTACTTCTTGTGTTCTCTATGTCATGGCAGTTGACCAATAAATTGAAAGTTTCTTCCAAAAAAAATTAGCGCCTCCACTAAGACATGGTTAGATCTCCGAATCAAGCCACTTTCCCTGCCTAttccagcaacaacaacagcagctcGGTGCCCGATTTGTCCATTCCCTTGAGTTGACTCATGTAGCCGCCGTGAGACTTGAAACGAAAGTCGAAGAATCTCCTGCAAATGGTGCTTGCTCACGCCCTAAACTGTCCCCTCACGGCGTCGCCGTTTGACCACCGCAGAGCACACACGCATGCCGCGCGTGTCATCTGCTGATATCTCCCGTGTTATCGCGACTCCATATGTTTACTTCTGCCTGCCTATCTTCATGTCAACTCACTTGCCCAACAAAGGCAGCAAATCAACATGGAAAAAGCAGAGGAGTTAGATTAGGGTACCGGCCAGCAGCCCCCGTACGTCAACTGCCGGCCACCTTTTCCCCGGCCGGGTCGCCTTTCCTTTCCGGCGGCCGGCCTGCACGCACTGCACCACATCATCATCGCACTAATGCTGCTAGTGGCACGGTTCACTCGAACCCCAACTCCAAGCCggccacacacacactacatgcacGAACATATTCAACTTTTAATAAGGTGGAAGTAGCTTGCACCAAACAAAAGATAAAGGGGAGAAGAACCATTACATATCATGCATGTACACATCCTGATTTTGCTCAAACAGTTCTCCCCTGTTTTTAAGACCCTTTTTCTTTCAGAAGTACAAAAAATAATAATGTATTGACCAGTTCTTTGCGTCCTTGCGCACTTAAATATTCATGAGTTCATGACAGTGAGATCATTATCTTGAGAGGGATATACGGTGAGATTATCACTCACCATTTTGACTCTAAATTTAGGCTGTTCCAATAAAAGTAATACTACTAACTAAACTATTTGTTCCTATCTTTTCTCAAGTTCTTTTTTTTTCCATAGTACCTTTTTTTTTGAACATCGGTACAGACACaagtgctcatatacacgcgcatacactcactcctatgaacgcacacacgcacaccctatccctatgagcacctccgaaagactgagccggcatatcatcttgaaatttacgaagtcaccataagcgcctcgtcgtcgacgggaacgtctcctcccactgaatgcgcatcgccgaaaatcctgaaataaatccaggaataaatgggAGCAccgggatttgaaccctggtgggctggggataccacagtccctctaaccatccaaccacaggttggttcgctttTTCCATGGTACTTTTTCTAAAAACATATTAACTCTATGCAGTCGTCTATGCCAGCCACGTACGTACGTATCTTGCCCGTAAGTATGAGAACGATCTGCAAGCGAAATTGTACCGTGTAAGTCAGAGGGAGACGTGCGAACCAAtcagtggttggatggttagagggacagtggtatctccagcccaccagggttcaagtcccggtgctcgcattattcctggatttattttaggatttcctgCGATGCGCTTTCAATGGGAGGAAGCGTTTTCGTCGACGACGAGtcacctacggtgacttcgtaaatttcaagatgacatgccggctcagtctttcggaggtgctcataggaatagaatatgcgtgtgtgcattcatagaggtgagtgtatgtaCGTATGTATAAGCGTTTGTGTCTGTACTGATTTTAAAAAAAAAGTCAGAGGGAGACGTGAGCCACAAACTAGTTGACACGAAAAAGGTCCCGATCCTTTCCCTGCCCCTGGCAACCTCCATCTGGAGAATCCAGCGACTGCCGGTTAATTAGTTATCCGTTTATTTCCTGGAAGATTCGGGCCACATCGGTCGCTTGCGCGATCAGGGTTAGAATATCTTTTGCAGATAATTACTTAGGGTCAGTTTATTACATAATAGTACGAGTGATGCGTGCGTCCAAGTGAAAGCTCAGTTGTTGTCATCCTTCGGTTGGCAGTACCGATACGATATGTCATATCGGATTTGTACGAATTTCAGCGAGCAAATACGATCGAATTGCCTTTCCACGCTCTAATTTTGGTGACAAGAAAACAGAGGGATAAAGTGGCTAGTTGTACtgagaagaaagattaagcatgcATGGCATGGACATGGTGCTTTACACTTTACAGCCTCCTCCAAGTTGGCTCGGCTCGTCCTAAACAAATAACTAGTTTATCATCATCCAAGTGATCGGCACCACAGAAAAAGTTAGTAGCTAGCTCAACAAATTTCCGCTTTGCCAACATGGGACACACCGCCCCAGAACGGAATATAGCAAGGAACGCGTGCATATTTCTCCCATGTGGCACGCCCCTATAGCATAATTTATTTACTTGTTTGAGAAAAAGCTTCTACTATAGCTTAACTAGCATGCTGACCACACCGTGCATGCACACTTTTTTTAGCCTAAAAAAAGAGCATTCGCAGCACACAATCAGATCCAATTTAGAACACTGAAATCTTGTTGAATCATACGATTGTCGAAATGGATTTCTGCAAATCCCCACCAAATAAAACTGTATCTTAACGAGCGATAGTTTCAGCGAAATCTACTGTTACTCTTAGCAGGAGATATCCGGCAAAAAGATAAAAAATCTCATCGGAGGAGATACGCggaataataattaattaatttgcGCTCCAAAACAAAGAGGAGTATATCCCAAACCAACGCAGGAAACGCCGGGATCCGCCTCACGAAAATCGCGGGGGCCGGCGCGGCGGGCCCACCAGTCAGCCGGCCCACGCGCCCCGGTGGCAGGCAGTCCGGCAGGACAGATCGGGTGGTGGGGCTCGTTCCGTTGGAGCGGGCCCCGCGCCGGGCATCTCTCCCCCCTCGCTTGACCCGTCCGATCCTACTCTCCCGCCCCATCCGACGGCCCGGATCGGATCCGACGTGGGTCgcacgcccccgcccccgccccgccaCGGCCGCCTTCCTCTTCCCCGGTCTCTCTCTGTTGCGTTGCCCTTCGGTTCAAGCTTCTCCCCGTTCGCCGTTCCCTTCTCTCTCTGCCCCCGTCTCTCTCCGTGGGTGTGCGTGGTTTCTCGGCATCTATATATAAGAACTCCACTGGTTCTTCTCACCCCTGGCTCCCTcccctccctcgctctctccccttCTCCCTCGAGGTCGAGGAATTTAATCCGGTCTCCGTCCCGGCCTGGTTCATTGGAGGGGAGCCCGAACAGGGGAAGGCGGGCTGCACAAACAAGGAAGGTTGGTTGCCTCTTGCCTGCCcgtatcttcttcctcctcccgtaaTCTGTTCATATGCTGCGTTTGATCATGTTAATCCCCCTGGTTTCTGTTCCTGTCCGTCTCACTCTCACCCTCCCTCTAGTCTGAAGAACCGGTCCATGTTTGTGCGTGTTAATCCATCTCTTGGATTTATTCATTCAGGAGAGCAGGAGAAGGCGATCGATCCAACGGATTCTTAGATTAAAATCGTCTCGCTCTTCGTTCTATTTTGTTTGATATTGATCGACCTTCGATTGCCGCCTCCAGTGATTGAGGCGCCATGGAAGGAAGGTTCGGTTGGGTTCTCCTCTTGATTGATTTCTTCCTCTCCCTCCCGCCTGCTCCTCCTGCCGGTTGCTTTGCCTGGATGCTCTGGAACCCAACGATTTCCTAccttgtttttttaatacttctccTTGGGATGGACCAAGGCCGGCGTCGATACTGTTTCAACTATCGTGTGGCAGGGGGGGTGCCATGCCATGGCACCAAGTGTTGTGTTTTGTGTAGCCCGTACGCGTCAACTGCCTCCCCTTCCGTCCGATTCCCGAAAGGAGAGGAGAACCAGTACACCTTTCGGTTCAGATACAGTAGTACTCTGTGACGTGCTAGGGTGGGTATTAGCGATTTGACCTCACAGAAAAACCGATACTACATACTAGCTTCGATTCAGGATAAAAAGAGAAGGAGATGGTTTTAACGTGAAGGCAGCGCGTTGCAGTTAATATCTTCAtcctttttccttcttcttcttctttcgaaTGAACTGTTAACATCTTCATTTGGTCGAGGCACAAGGGAGATGGTTTGCTTGCCTTAGGGTGAAAAGTCGCCTTGGTACGGTGAAAACACACCTGCCTTTGAAAACCAGGTGGCACCTAGCCAATACAGCTGCTTATATGTTCTCATGTACAGTACTAAATGTTTGTTTGTCTGCCTAAGAAATTTCTGTTATAGGTAGGCCTACATGGAGGGAGGGCCACCACACGGCCACACCTAACTGAAACAACCAATTTTGTTAGTCATACTATTATAGTACGTGTTGATGTTGGTGCCGTACGTTTTTCAGTTATTAGTCATATGGCCACAACATGCCCCCTATTACGCGCGCCTGCTAAATCTTTGGCAGCTTTGCTGCTGTGTCGTACGGACAGTATCCGTGTCATCTCTCATTGCACATGAGACTTGACAGTGTCATGGAGTAGGATAGTTCACCATTCCTATATGTTCAGAATCTTTCTTTTTTAGGTGAAGAAGAATCGACTCAACTGACAGTTGAATCGTGGCCTGACTGATTTAATCTGTTCTAACAAACATATCTGATTTTCAGTCTCAGGTGATCATCTCTAATCAATTAGCATGGATGAACACATGGGACGACGGACGGTCGGCGGCCTCCTCTTCACCAAGGGGGGATCCATCCTTCTCTTCAGGGAGGACAGCTCCCGCCGCAAGGCCGGCGCTTGCTGCTCGCGCAATGGCTGCAACGGCACCCGGCATTCGGCAGACAAAGGCCGGCCAATGCACAGCCACAGGGAAGCAGCTTCAGCAGCAGCCAAGGAAGCAGCACCAACCCCCCGGAGGTCACAACCTGTCAGGAAACCTCCACAGGGAAGCAGCAATCCAGCAGGGCCCTGTAGCGAAACCGACAACGGGACGGGAGAGGCGGCGGCTCCCGGTGCCGGGCGTGACCTGCTGGCGCGCCTCAAGGACAGGGTGAACGCGTCGAGGAAGCGGTCGCTGGCCAGGGAGATGAGCAGCCCATCGTCATCGTCCGGTGGATTCAGTGCCAGTTCTTCTGGTGGTGGCGCCACCCGGTCATCAGCGGTTTCGAGGCCGACGCGTCGTGCCGCTTCCAGGATAAGGAAGGCAGATGAAGGCGAAAGCGCAGGAGGTAGTCGCAGGGTGCCTAGGAGGGAcaccggtggtggcggtggtgccagGGGGAATTCGGATGACCCGGTGATGGTTGGGCAGCGGGCAGCAAGGGAGCAGGCGCCTACCGAAGGGTTCATCTCTGGGTTCTTGGCGAGGTACAGGGGTAGTCTCCAGGGAGGGTCGTCTCTGCAGGATGGCGCCGAGGACTCCAGCGGGTACTGGCGCTTTGACGTCGAGGGCAGCGAAGAGGTAAAATGTCACAACTCTGTCACTCACCACATCATGATCATCCCAAAAACTTGGTGAACTGTAAAAACAATGTATCTGAACCGTGAAATTACGCTGCAGCTGGAGAACTACTTCATGCTCAGCGATCGGCACCGAGCGATGAGGATGGACATCGATGGCATGTCCTACGAGGTATGATCCCATCCAAAGTTTCCTCTTAGTTGCACATTTGGGATGCATTGTTTCTGCCTGTTTTTTGGATCATCATCTGACACTTGATTCTGCAGGAATTGCTCGCGTTGGGTGACCGGATCGGCACGGTGAACACCGGGCTTTCGGAGGACGCGTTGTACAAGTGCCTGAAACGAAGCCTGTACACGCCCACAGCCCCAGAGACACACCAAGACTGCGACAGAAAATGCAGCATATGCCAGGTAAAGTTCATATATATGCAGAGTTTCAGTATCACTACTGCAAAACTAAATTTTCAGGATTCGTGTGTGATCTGACACATGTGATGTAATTTTGTTTCCAGGAGGAGTACTCAGGCGGTGAGGAGGTGGGGAACATGGCGTGTAAGCACTACTACCACATCGCCTGCATACAGCACTGGCTCCGGCAGAAGAACTGGTGCCCCATCTGCAAATCCGTCGCCGCCAAGACCGTCTAGCACTAGCAGCCCCTGCTTGTTTAGTGTAAACAGATTCTCCTGAAATGTCTAGACACAAGATTTGTATTCTTTTTTCCATTCTCTAGAATGAAACATTTGTTTGTGCCTTCAAAACTTCTTGTCTTCCTTCAGTTCACAAGGTACAGTGGACAAAGAAAAAGGGAACAGGAAATAAACTCTTGATTAGATGGTGGGAAATTTCACTTGCTCAGTGGTTTCTCTTGTCAATATTCAGTGCGTGCTCTTTATTTGTGATGTATATACATGCCCCCTTTTTTAGTCAGTAAATCTCTTCAAAGGGTGCCGGGTGGTTAATAACGAGCATCTGTATTTGTCAACTCACACAGTCAGAGTTTaaaaaaaagacaaatactccatccGTAAAGTAATATAAAAGcgttagtgatctaaacactcttatattacttTACAGAGAAGTGCTGTTTATTTTAGTTTACGAACACCCCGGTCTGATCTTATGTTCGAACCCTAGTGGGCAGGAGAAGATAGGCACGAACCCTAGGACTGAACTCGGGTGGGCAAGCTATTCTTCTTGCCGTGTACGCTCACAGACTATACATACATTATCCTATCCACGCACGCATACACAAGCTGCTATCAGTTCGAAATAAAATGTGTAAAGTGGTTGGAGGCGTACACGAACCTCATCCATACGAGTACAGACGTTGACGGGGACGATATCTACTTGCGAGACACCTTTGTGTTCCCTTCTCCACTCTTTATTTCGAAGTTCCTGTCATGTCTGACGAGCGACTGGATCAGATCACACGATATATATGCGGGCAAATGGGATGGGGTGGGAGCAGTTGCAACTTGGCGGGGAATCTCTGCTTTCTCTACGACAATGGCTCCTCTTTCCATAAGAACCTCAGGTCACTAGGATTTAGACAGCAGCCGACGTATGCCTCGAATCCTACGTCTCCGAAATCACATCATTTTTTCCTCTCCTTGAAATGCAGAATAATATGATCAGGCAGACTGAACGGACTCTGATGAGCGTAAGGAAATTGACAAGGAAATGGCATAATCCCTTTGTTATTAAGGTTTAGAACACACTTGCATTACCAGCAGCACATGATAAATTGTGCTCCTTAACTTATCTCACACCAGGAAGTTCCTAAGATAGTATATGTACAGATCTTAGAGGAGTACAGACAATAGTCTGATAACAATTGGTAGTAGATTTCCTAGCCCG is a window encoding:
- the LOC123046535 gene encoding E3 ubiquitin-protein ligase RLIM, with product MDEHMGRRTVGGLLFTKGGSILLFREDSSRRKAGACCSRNGCNGTRHSADKGRPMHSHREAASAAAKEAAPTPRRSQPVRKPPQGSSNPAGPCSETDNGTGEAAAPGAGRDLLARLKDRVNASRKRSLAREMSSPSSSSGGFSASSSGGGATRSSAVSRPTRRAASRIRKADEGESAGGSRRVPRRDTGGGGGARGNSDDPVMVGQRAAREQAPTEGFISGFLARYRGSLQGGSSLQDGAEDSSGYWRFDVEGSEELENYFMLSDRHRAMRMDIDGMSYEELLALGDRIGTVNTGLSEDALYKCLKRSLYTPTAPETHQDCDRKCSICQEEYSGGEEVGNMACKHYYHIACIQHWLRQKNWCPICKSVAAKTV